One stretch of Juglans microcarpa x Juglans regia isolate MS1-56 chromosome 3D, Jm3101_v1.0, whole genome shotgun sequence DNA includes these proteins:
- the LOC121254241 gene encoding glycine-rich protein 2-like: MGERLSGTVKWFNDQKGFGFITPDDGGEEVFVHQSSIRSDGFRSLGEGEAVEYQIESGNDGRTKAVDVTGPSEGPVQGSRGGGGGGGGGGRSGRGGGGGGYGGGGYGGGGGGYGGGGGYGSGRSGGRGGGGGGYGGGGYGGGYGGGGGGGSCYKCGESGHFARDCYQSGGGAGGGGGGGGGGGNCYNCGETGHFARECPNSAR; this comes from the coding sequence ATGGGCGAGAGGCTGAGCGGGACTGTGAAGTGGTTCAATGACCAGAAGGGGTTCGGGTTCATAACCCCGGACGATGGTGGGGAGGAGGTGTTCGTGCACCAGTCGTCGATCCGATCCGATGGATTTCGGAGTCTGGGTGAAGGGGAGGCCGTGGAGTACCAGATCGAGTCAGGTAACGACGGCCGCACCAAGGCTGTTGATGTCACCGGCCCATCTGAGGGTCCCGTGCAGGGCAGCCGAGGAGGCGGAGGCGGGGGCGGCGGAGGCGGGAGAAGTGGACGTGGCGGAGGAGGCGGGGGATATGGTGGCGGTGGGTACggtggaggaggtggtggaTATGGTGGGGGTGGTGGTTATGGTAGTGGGAGATCAGGTggtagaggaggaggaggcggcGGTTATGGGGGTGGTGGTTATGGCGGTGGGTACGGTGGTGGAGGCGGCGGCGGGAGTTGCTACAAGTGTGGCGAAAGTGGGCATTTTGCGAGGGACTGTTATCAGAGTGGAGGTGGAGCCGGCGGCGGTGGAGGCGGCGGTGGTGGCGGTGGGAATTGCTACAACTGTGGCGAGACTGGGCATTTCGCTAGGGAGTGTCCAAACAGTGCTCGTTGA
- the LOC121254244 gene encoding chaperone protein dnaJ 11, chloroplastic-like, with amino-acid sequence MLASSSSTSFLQHPLPLALSSRHQPQAKPSFLRFRPHKTVAAACSAATETGQAQRPHLNFPVHQMASAASLYEVLGIPMSASCHDIKTAYRRLARMCHPDVVAINQKEASANDFKKIHAAYCTLSDPDKRACYDREIYGYRRRPYGSSPLSSSTVAMAGFPGRTRRNWETDQCW; translated from the coding sequence ATGCTCGCCTCCTCATCTTCAACCTCCTTTCTCCAACACCCACTTCCACTCGCCCTCTCAAGCAGACACCAACCTCAAGCAAAGCCATCTTTTCTTAGATTTCGTCCGCACAAAACTGTAGCTGCTGCTTGTAGCGCAGCAACAGAGACAGGTCAAGCTCAGAGACCTCACCTTAATTTTCCTGTTCATCAAATGGCCTCCGCTGCGTCATTGTACGAGGTTCTTGGGATCCCCATGAGTGCAAGTTGCCACGATATCAAGACGGCATATAGGAGGTTGGCGAGAATGTGTCACCCTGACGTGGTGGCCATCAACCAGAAGGAAGCATCGGCCAACGATTTCAAGAAGATCCATGCAGCTTATTGCACGCTGTCCGACCCCGACAAACGTGCTTGTTATGACAGAGAAATTTACGGGTATCGACGAAGGCCCTATGGTTCTTCGCCGCTCTCATCGTCGACGGTGGCCATGGCGGGGTTTCCGGGACGTACTAGGAGGAACTGGGAGACTGACCAGTGTTGGTAG
- the LOC121254226 gene encoding uncharacterized protein LOC121254226, producing the protein MADIVKEILARPIQLADQVSKVADEAQSFKLDCSELKAKTEKLAGLLRQAARASNDLYERPTRRIIDDTELVLDKALTLVIKCRANGIMKRLFTIIPAAAFRKTSIQLENSIGDVSWLLRVSVSADDRDDEYLGLPPIASNEPILCLIWEQIAILHNGSSLEDRSDAAASLVSLARDNDRYGKLIIEEGGIGGLLKLAKEGRMEGQENAARAIGLLGRDPESVEHIVNAGVCSAFVKILKEGHMKVQIVVAWAISELAHHHPKCQDHFAQNNAIRLLVSHLAFETIQEHSKYAIPSKQQMSIHSVVMASNGPSPNDKTESEDYDKASTARIAHPAGNLQTSSHMHNVVTNTMAMTSQTPDHSKPQASQHHILDHAIAKSNHGNAKQQSHHQQQHVSLAGSSIKGREFEDPATKAEMKAMAARALWQLSKGNVSICRNITESRALLCFAVLLEKGTDDVQSYSARALTEITAVAEQNAELRRSAFKPTSPAAKAVLEQLLKIIEAANSDLLVPCIKSIGNLARTFRATETRIIGPLARLLDEREPEICMEASIALTKFACTDNFLHDYHCKAIIDAGGAKHLIQLVYFGEQMVQIPALILLCYIALHVPDSETLAQEEVLIVLEWSSKQAHLVEEPEIEELLPEAKSRLELYQSRGSRGFH; encoded by the coding sequence ATGGCGGACATAGTGAAGGAGATCCTGGCAAGACCGATACAATTGGCAGACCAGGTGAGCAAGGTCGCCGACGAGGCGCAATCTTTCAAACTAGATTGCTCAGAGTTGAAGGCCAAGACCGAGAAGCTAGCAGGCCTATTACGACAGGCAGCACGAGCCAGCAACGACCTCTATGAGCGTCCAACGCGTCGCATCATTGATGATACAGAATTGGTCCTCGACAAAGCCCTTACGCTCGTTATTAAGTGTCGTGCCAATGGCATCATGAAACGGCTCTTCACCATTATTCCCGCTGCAGCGTTTAGGAAAACGTCCATCCAGCTCGAGAATTCAATCGGAGACGTGTCATGGCTCCTCCGAGTATCCGTTTCTGCTGATGATCGCGACGATGAATATCTGGGTCTTCCTCCAATAGCATCCAATGAGCCAATTCTTTGCCTTATCTGGGAACAGATTGCTATTCTACACAATGGATCCTCGTTAGAGGACCGCTCGGATGCGGCTGCCTCCTTGGTGTCATTGGCCCGGGATAATGATCGATACGGTAAGCTTATTATTGAGGAAGGTGGGATCGGAGGGCTTCTAAAATTGGCTAAAGAAGGTCGCATGGAAGGTCAAGAAAATGCTGCCAGAGCCATTGGCTTACTGGGTCGTGACCCGGAAAGCGTCGAGCACATTGTGAATGCTGGTGTTTGCTCTGCGTTTGTGAAAATCCTTAAAGAAGGGCACATGAAGGTTCAAATTGTGGTGGCTTGGGCAATCTCGGAACTAGCACATCATCACCCCAAATGCCAGGACCATTTTGCGCAGAACAATGCAATTCGGTTGCTGGTTAGTCATCTTGCGTTTGAGACCATTCAAGAGCATAGTAAGTATGCCATTCCCAGCAAACAACAAATGTCTATACATTCGGTTGTCATGGCTAGTAATGGTCCAAGTCCAAATGATAAAACGGAAAGTGAAGACTATGATAAAGCATCCACTGCTCGAATTGCTCACCCAGCGGGTAACCTCCAAACCTCGAGCCATATGCACAATGTAGTCACAAACACGATGGCCATGACAAGCCAGACTCCTGACCACTCGAAGCCACAAGCATCTCAACATCATATTCTTGACCATGCTATTGCTAAGTCCAATCATGGCAATGCAAAACAACAATCCCATCACCAGCAGCAACATGTTTCGCTAGCGGGATCTAGCATTAAGGGGAGGGAATTTGAAGATCCGGCTACTAAGGCCGAGATGAAGGCAATGGCTGCCAGAGCCCTATGGCAGTTGTCCAAGGGAAATGTATCCATTTGTCGGAACATCACTGAATCAAGAGCGCTTTTATGCTTCGCTGTGTTGTTAGAAAAAGGAACTGATGATGTTCAATCCTATTCAGCCAGGGCATTGACGGAGATCACAGCTGTGGCTGAGCAAAATGCAGAGTTGAGGCGCTCCGCTTTCAAGCCCACTTCCCCTGCTGCTAAAGCTGTATTAGAACAGTTACTTAAAATTATAGAGGCAGCCAACTCGGACCTCCTTGTACCCTGCATCAAATCAATTGGAAACTTGGCAAGGACTTTCAGAGCAACGGAAACAAGAATTATTGGGCCATTGGCGAGGCTGCTTGATGAAAGAGAACCTGAGATTTGTATGGAAGCCTCCATTGCACTTACTAAGTTTGCATGCACTGACAATTTCCTCCATGATTATCACTGTAAAGCAATCATAGATGCTGGAGGAGCTAAGCACTTGATTCAATTGGTTTACTTTGGTGAACAAATGGTCCAAATTCCTGCATTGATTCTTCTATGTTACATTGCCTTACATGTCCCTGACAGTGAGACACTTGCTCAAGAAGAGGTGCTTATTGTGCTTGAGTGGTCATCAAAGCAGGCGCATCTTGTTGAAGAACCTGAAATTGAAGAATTATTACCCGAAGCCAAAAGTAGGTTGGAACTCTATCAGTCCAGGGGTTCAAGAGGATTCCATTAG